From Streptomyces sp. CMB-StM0423, a single genomic window includes:
- a CDS encoding MbtH family protein: MTHATNPFEDDEARFLVLVNDEGEHSLWPAFADVPRGWRVVLAEDTRQACLEYVERTWTDMRPRSLAEAGDGGR, from the coding sequence ATGACGCACGCGACCAATCCGTTCGAGGACGACGAAGCCCGTTTCCTGGTGCTCGTCAACGACGAGGGCGAGCATTCGCTCTGGCCGGCCTTCGCCGACGTACCGCGGGGCTGGCGCGTCGTCCTCGCCGAGGACACCCGGCAGGCGTGCTTGGAGTACGTCGAGAGGACGTGGACCGACATGCGGCCGCGCAGCCTCGCCGAGGCCGGGGACGGTGGCCGATGA
- a CDS encoding ABC transporter ATP-binding protein/permease, which yields MTSTLAAGPHANGVAVAAPRARSGTDGRAAPRPRSILPGRQRWEVGLFRGRPGLARVAEASLRQAPGIEDVRVNPVTGRVLLRHDHTLAPRDAARLLHLAVDRVLTALHTPAANGLGTEPAAPPAYLPEARPPRGSEGTARRLPRILGLGCAAAAVLAGGPLLLRLLRRPLLTLGAAAVATGVVVRRAWRRTDRAREGPAGARPQRHAVRRIVGRHRRKFGMAALLSALSTLAEMALFALTPSIVLLVARGGSATLTRYGIAGISAQLGTLAAAGALACAVMAGTGYAAGVAWRGVAQDVEDDWRTRTYAHVQSVAPADLENERVSRVNAVLAEDIGQLGTFVGTNMHDVVQMGAGLALLVPMFLLLAPQLAWIAFAPIPLVAWLSFRFHERAVADTAACGERRAQLNSRVTENLHAHTTIKSATTEAHEIARIGELNGRCSEANRSAGRSAALPPQILRLAGGSALVGTVLLGGRAVLRGELATAAFGPLIELPGIAMLKLSRVGSASDHYQRTLAALERIERLHELPVEPDGPAGDGGPAAAGRELPLRSPRGRIELRKVTFAYPGRAPVLRDTSLIIPPGRTTALVGTTGAGKTTIAKLLMRFRHPERGQVLLDGADLRSLALPDLRRAIGYVTQEPFLFDATIAENIRYGTFHATEAQLVAAARTAGAHTFIDGLPDGYDTRVGERGAALSGGQRQRIALARTVLRDPPVVILDEATSAVDNETEATIQRALAVFGADRTMLVIAHRLSTVQCADRIYVMGSGGVVPERGTHDELVALGGVYSSLWKLQSGGSALD from the coding sequence ATGACCTCGACCCTGGCCGCAGGCCCCCATGCCAACGGCGTGGCCGTGGCGGCACCGCGCGCCCGCAGCGGGACCGACGGCCGCGCCGCGCCCCGGCCGCGCTCGATCCTGCCCGGGCGGCAGCGCTGGGAAGTCGGCCTCTTCCGCGGCAGACCGGGACTCGCCCGGGTCGCGGAGGCGTCGCTGCGGCAGGCCCCCGGCATCGAGGACGTACGCGTCAACCCGGTCACCGGCCGGGTGCTGCTGCGGCACGACCACACCCTCGCCCCCCGCGACGCCGCCCGGCTGCTGCACCTCGCGGTCGACCGCGTGCTCACGGCCCTGCACACGCCCGCCGCCAACGGCCTGGGCACCGAGCCCGCCGCCCCGCCCGCGTACCTCCCCGAAGCCCGCCCTCCGCGCGGGTCCGAAGGGACCGCGCGCCGGCTGCCCCGGATCCTGGGTCTGGGCTGTGCGGCAGCGGCGGTGCTCGCCGGCGGGCCGCTGCTGCTGCGCCTCCTCAGGCGCCCCCTGCTCACCCTCGGCGCGGCCGCCGTGGCGACGGGCGTCGTCGTCCGGCGCGCCTGGCGCAGAACCGACCGGGCCCGCGAAGGGCCGGCCGGGGCGCGCCCGCAGCGGCACGCCGTGAGACGCATCGTCGGGCGGCACCGGCGCAAGTTCGGCATGGCCGCGCTGCTTTCCGCGCTCTCCACCCTGGCGGAGATGGCGCTCTTCGCGCTCACCCCCTCGATCGTGCTGCTGGTCGCGCGTGGCGGGAGCGCCACCCTCACCCGGTACGGCATCGCCGGCATCTCCGCCCAACTCGGCACCCTCGCCGCCGCCGGCGCGCTCGCCTGCGCCGTCATGGCGGGCACCGGCTACGCCGCCGGCGTCGCCTGGCGCGGGGTGGCCCAGGACGTCGAGGACGACTGGCGGACCCGTACCTACGCCCACGTGCAGAGCGTGGCGCCGGCCGACCTGGAGAACGAGCGCGTGAGCCGCGTCAACGCCGTACTGGCCGAGGACATCGGCCAACTCGGCACGTTCGTCGGTACGAACATGCACGACGTCGTGCAGATGGGCGCGGGGCTGGCGCTCCTCGTCCCGATGTTCCTGCTGCTCGCGCCGCAGCTCGCCTGGATCGCGTTCGCGCCGATCCCGCTCGTGGCCTGGCTCTCGTTCCGCTTCCACGAGCGCGCGGTGGCCGACACCGCCGCCTGCGGCGAGCGCCGGGCGCAGCTCAACAGCCGGGTCACCGAGAACCTGCACGCCCACACGACCATCAAGTCCGCCACGACGGAGGCGCACGAGATCGCCCGTATCGGCGAGCTGAACGGCCGGTGCAGCGAGGCCAACAGGTCCGCGGGGCGCAGCGCCGCGCTGCCGCCGCAGATCCTGCGGCTGGCCGGCGGCTCCGCGCTGGTGGGCACGGTGCTGCTCGGCGGACGGGCGGTGCTGCGGGGCGAGCTGGCGACCGCGGCGTTCGGCCCGCTGATCGAGCTCCCGGGCATCGCCATGCTGAAGCTCTCCCGCGTCGGCAGCGCCTCCGACCACTACCAGCGCACCCTGGCCGCCCTGGAGCGGATCGAGCGGCTGCACGAGCTGCCCGTGGAGCCCGACGGGCCCGCCGGGGACGGCGGCCCGGCCGCCGCTGGCCGGGAACTGCCCCTGCGCAGCCCGCGCGGGCGGATCGAGCTGCGGAAGGTGACCTTCGCCTACCCCGGCCGCGCACCCGTGCTGCGCGACACCTCGCTGATCATCCCGCCCGGCCGGACCACCGCCCTCGTCGGCACCACAGGCGCGGGCAAGACCACGATCGCCAAGCTCCTCATGCGCTTCCGCCACCCCGAGCGGGGGCAGGTGCTGCTCGACGGCGCCGACTTGCGCAGCCTGGCCCTGCCCGACCTGCGCCGGGCGATCGGGTACGTCACGCAGGAGCCGTTCCTCTTCGACGCGACCATCGCGGAGAACATCCGCTACGGCACCTTCCACGCCACCGAGGCCCAACTCGTCGCCGCCGCCCGCACGGCGGGAGCGCACACGTTCATCGACGGACTCCCCGACGGCTACGACACCCGGGTCGGCGAGCGGGGCGCGGCGCTCTCCGGCGGGCAGCGCCAGCGGATCGCGCTGGCCCGCACCGTCCTGCGCGATCCGCCGGTCGTCATCCTCGACGAGGCCACGTCCGCCGTGGACAACGAGACCGAGGCCACCATCCAGCGGGCCCTCGCCGTCTTCGGCGCCGACCGCACGATGCTCGTCATCGCCCACCGGCTCTCGACCGTCCAGTGCGCGGACCGCATCTACGTCATGGGCTCCGGGGGAGTGGTCCCGGAGCGCGGGACGCACGACGAACTGGTCGCGCTCGGCGGCGTCTACAGCTCGCTGTGGAAGCTCCAGTCAGGCGGGTCCGCGCTCGACTAG
- a CDS encoding acyl-CoA dehydrogenase family protein, with the protein MTPPPTGSAPAASAPPGSAPARSARELPPAGGPYAPSPELRAVLARHPTLADFAARVTDFLDRHLPEPGTEEAPRPPWLDLRRHAARAGLTGFDVAARDSDGNPGAVAGRAPGGGPCAAVPAGLERVAQGLAMYLAGRRDCDAREVFSSGHGAMALRYGPPSVALAVRDRVVGRGELAGVASSEPHSGSDLRGLRTVAADHGDHLVLSGTKGLVSRVEEAVGFVVFCKVVAPELAAALTAEGADAGPRAMLREVPLSALWLPMDAPGVRTQTAAPLGLRGWSLGHLHLDGVRVERDLLLGAPGDGRRIFDAHFAGWRLMMALVCLGAAGAAIDEAMARTRRRSVGRSSLASIPSVASRLGTAAAEVQAATAWCFSLLEGLDRDAEGVDVAACSAAKALATDASYRAVDLGLQLHGSDGYTCHTPMEKRLRDIRGLRIADGPNDVLYSVLAHSLLEGARAGVRVVRQRRV; encoded by the coding sequence ATGACACCGCCGCCGACCGGGTCGGCGCCGGCCGCCTCCGCGCCGCCCGGCTCCGCACCGGCCCGCTCCGCCCGCGAACTCCCGCCCGCCGGCGGCCCGTACGCGCCCTCCCCGGAACTCCGCGCCGTCCTCGCCCGCCACCCCACGCTCGCGGACTTCGCCGCCCGCGTCACGGACTTCCTCGACCGGCATCTGCCCGAGCCCGGCACGGAAGAGGCGCCCCGTCCGCCCTGGCTCGACCTGCGCAGGCACGCGGCCCGGGCCGGGCTGACGGGCTTCGACGTGGCCGCGCGGGACAGCGACGGGAATCCGGGCGCCGTCGCGGGCCGGGCGCCCGGCGGCGGCCCCTGCGCGGCCGTGCCCGCGGGTCTCGAGCGGGTCGCGCAGGGGCTCGCGATGTACCTGGCCGGGCGGCGCGACTGCGACGCGCGCGAGGTCTTCAGCTCGGGGCACGGCGCGATGGCCCTGCGCTACGGCCCGCCCTCCGTCGCCCTTGCGGTACGCGACCGGGTGGTCGGGCGCGGCGAGTTGGCGGGCGTCGCCTCCAGCGAGCCGCACTCCGGCTCGGATCTGCGCGGCCTGCGCACCGTGGCGGCGGACCACGGCGACCATCTGGTGCTGTCGGGCACCAAGGGCCTGGTGAGCCGGGTGGAGGAGGCCGTCGGCTTCGTGGTCTTCTGCAAGGTGGTCGCCCCCGAGTTGGCCGCCGCCCTGACCGCGGAGGGCGCCGACGCCGGTCCCCGCGCGATGCTGCGGGAGGTGCCGCTGTCGGCGCTCTGGCTGCCGATGGACGCCCCCGGCGTGCGCACCCAGACGGCCGCCCCGCTGGGCCTGCGCGGCTGGAGCCTGGGCCATCTGCACCTCGACGGCGTACGGGTCGAGCGCGACCTGCTGCTCGGCGCCCCGGGCGACGGCCGCCGGATCTTCGACGCGCACTTCGCGGGCTGGCGGCTGATGATGGCGCTGGTCTGCCTGGGCGCGGCGGGTGCCGCGATCGACGAGGCGATGGCGCGCACCCGCCGGCGCAGCGTCGGCCGTTCGTCGCTGGCGAGCATCCCGTCCGTGGCCTCCCGGCTCGGAACCGCGGCGGCGGAGGTGCAGGCGGCCACCGCCTGGTGCTTCTCGCTGCTCGAGGGTCTCGACCGGGACGCCGAGGGCGTCGACGTGGCGGCCTGCTCCGCGGCGAAGGCCCTGGCCACGGACGCCTCGTACCGCGCCGTCGACCTCGGGCTCCAACTCCACGGCAGCGACGGGTACACGTGCCACACCCCGATGGAGAAGCGCCTCCGCGACATCCGCGGGCTCCGGATCGCCGACGGCCCGAACGACGTCCTCTACAGCGTGCTGGCGCACTCGCTGCTCGAAGGCGCCCGGGCGGGTGTGCGGGTGGTGCGGCAGCGGCGGGTCTGA